A genomic stretch from Antarcticibacterium flavum includes:
- the bshA gene encoding N-acetyl-alpha-D-glucosaminyl L-malate synthase BshA — MRIAIVCYPTFGGSGVVATELGMALSKRGHEIHFITYKQPVRLEQLTGNIHFHEVNVPEYPLFHFQPYELALSSKLVNMVKLYDIELLHVHYAIPHAYAGYMAKKMLEEEGIFIPMVTTLHGTDITLVGNHPFYKPAVTFSINKSDVVTSVSESLKEDTLRSFEITKEINVVPNFIDSTKYLRVMSECQRSLMADDDEFLISHVSNFRPVKRILDVIKIFAIISSKKKAKLIMVGEGPEKEKAEDMAYELGLQDKILFVGQSNEVDKILCFSDLFLLPSEKESFGLAALEAMVNSVPVISSNTGGLPEVNIQGVSGYLSDVGNVGEMAENALEILKDEETLNRFKTAARNQAKAFDIHKIVPVYENLYQKALDKIKKAQI; from the coding sequence ATGAGAATAGCCATAGTTTGCTATCCTACCTTTGGAGGTAGCGGGGTTGTAGCAACAGAACTTGGAATGGCCCTTTCTAAAAGAGGGCACGAGATCCATTTTATTACCTATAAGCAACCCGTGAGGCTCGAGCAACTCACCGGTAACATCCATTTTCATGAGGTCAATGTCCCTGAGTATCCTCTGTTTCATTTTCAGCCGTACGAGTTGGCATTGAGCAGCAAACTGGTGAATATGGTAAAGCTTTACGACATTGAACTACTCCATGTTCATTATGCCATTCCACATGCATATGCGGGATACATGGCCAAAAAGATGCTGGAGGAGGAAGGGATCTTTATACCAATGGTTACTACCCTGCATGGGACTGATATAACCCTTGTTGGAAACCATCCTTTCTATAAACCGGCGGTGACCTTTAGTATTAACAAAAGTGATGTGGTTACATCGGTTTCTGAAAGCTTAAAAGAGGATACACTTAGATCCTTTGAGATCACAAAAGAGATCAATGTTGTTCCTAACTTTATTGACAGTACAAAATATCTACGGGTGATGTCTGAATGCCAGCGAAGTTTAATGGCAGATGATGATGAATTCCTTATTTCTCACGTTAGTAACTTCAGGCCTGTAAAGCGTATTTTGGATGTGATAAAGATCTTTGCTATTATAAGCAGTAAGAAAAAAGCCAAGCTTATAATGGTGGGCGAGGGGCCTGAAAAAGAAAAGGCTGAGGATATGGCTTATGAATTGGGTCTTCAGGATAAGATCCTGTTTGTAGGACAAAGTAATGAGGTGGATAAGATCCTGTGCTTTAGTGATCTTTTCCTGCTTCCTTCAGAAAAAGAGAGTTTTGGACTGGCTGCCCTGGAAGCAATGGTCAACAGTGTACCTGTAATTTCTTCCAATACAGGAGGATTGCCAGAGGTGAATATACAGGGAGTGTCTGGTTACTTAAGCGATGTTGGAAATGTGGGGGAGATGGCAGAGAATGCCCTTGAGATCCTTAAAGATGAGGAAACCTTAAACAGGTTTAAAACAGCTGCAAGGAACCAGGCAAAAGCCTTTGATATTCATAAGATAGTACCGGTGTATGAAAATCTTTATCAAAAGGCACTTGATAAAATAAAAAAGGCGCAGATTTGA
- a CDS encoding FAD-binding and (Fe-S)-binding domain-containing protein: MKNSLKKLAEAVDGEFHVDDLYKSIYATDASVYREKPIAVCFPKHVQDLKTLIEFAAQHQIGLIPRTAGTSLAGQCVGSGIVVDVSRYFNRVLHIDPVQRIAVVQPGVIRDDLNRQLAHHGLFFGPNTSTSNRCMIGGMAGNNSSGTTSIRYGTTRDKLISMKTLLSDGSEVNFGEMTAEEFMLKREQQDLEGNIYRQLFEILSPAEVQLEILDKFPDPAIHRRNTGYAVDEIITTNIFNPSGPAVNMCRLLSGSEGTLAFTTELTLQLDKLPPKYTAMVAAHFTTIESCMLAVAPSMESPLYTCEMMDKVILDCTKQNLMYRENRFFIEGDPKAILMLELRSASQEDLQEQLQVLLKRLEGTGLAYACPVLMDEQIDLALELRKAGLGLLGNMVGDRKAVACIEDTAVALPNLANYILEFTKIMAGYGQDAVYYAHAGAGELHLRPILDLKKKEDVLLFRKITEDVAQLVKKYRGSLSGEHGDGRLRAEFIEFMIGPKNYRLLKEVKKTFDPHNIFNPGKIVDAAPMDTSLRYAPGRIEPAITTLMNFDDSEGILRLAEKCNGSGDCRKSVEAGGTMCPSYRATKDEKDTTRARANALREFLTNSEKPNKFDHEELKEVLDLCISCKGCKSECPSNVDMAALKAEFQYQYQKANGKSLRSRAFVGNAGINSLASNAPEVANFFFSNILTSTLAKKAMGIARERSLPLVSKQSLSKYHKKHRQRLAVKEPVKTVYLFNDEFTNYQDTAIGIDALELLSTLGYQVNILQNKESGRSHISKGFLEEAKELANRNIELFKDKITAETPLIGIEPSAILGFRDEYLRLANDLTAAEDISRNTFLIEEFLKKEMALGNIIQDSFTSEEREVKIHVHCHQKAMSNSAVTFDVLNFPKNYKVRLISSGCCGMAGSFGYEAEHYEVSMKIGEQSLFPAVRNTPQNTIVAANGTSCRHQILDGTGRTAKHPVTVLREALHFENAKEDQ; the protein is encoded by the coding sequence ATGAAGAACTCTCTTAAAAAATTAGCAGAAGCAGTAGACGGGGAATTTCACGTAGATGACTTATATAAAAGCATTTATGCGACAGATGCTTCAGTATACCGGGAGAAACCTATTGCCGTTTGCTTCCCAAAACATGTGCAGGACCTTAAAACCCTTATAGAATTTGCAGCACAGCATCAAATAGGCCTGATTCCACGTACAGCAGGTACTTCCCTGGCCGGGCAATGCGTTGGCAGCGGTATTGTTGTAGATGTTTCCAGGTACTTCAATAGAGTGCTTCATATAGATCCGGTACAAAGAATAGCTGTTGTGCAACCAGGGGTTATACGCGATGACCTAAACCGGCAACTGGCGCACCACGGCCTCTTCTTTGGCCCGAACACTTCGACTTCCAACCGGTGTATGATAGGAGGGATGGCAGGAAATAATTCCAGTGGTACTACTTCTATTAGATACGGTACCACCCGTGATAAGCTTATTTCCATGAAAACCTTATTGAGTGACGGCAGCGAAGTGAATTTTGGAGAAATGACTGCTGAAGAATTTATGCTTAAACGGGAACAGCAGGATCTGGAAGGAAATATTTACAGGCAGTTATTTGAAATTCTTTCCCCTGCTGAAGTGCAGCTGGAGATACTCGATAAGTTTCCAGATCCTGCCATACATCGAAGGAACACAGGTTATGCCGTTGATGAGATCATCACTACAAATATTTTCAACCCTTCTGGCCCAGCTGTAAATATGTGCAGATTATTATCTGGGAGTGAAGGCACCCTGGCATTCACCACAGAGCTTACCCTGCAGCTCGATAAACTCCCGCCGAAATATACGGCAATGGTAGCCGCTCATTTTACCACCATTGAAAGTTGTATGCTGGCAGTGGCTCCATCTATGGAAAGTCCTCTTTATACCTGCGAAATGATGGATAAAGTTATCCTGGACTGTACAAAACAAAATCTAATGTACAGGGAGAACAGGTTCTTCATTGAAGGGGACCCCAAAGCGATCCTTATGCTGGAGTTACGGTCCGCCAGCCAGGAAGACCTGCAGGAACAGCTACAAGTGCTTTTAAAAAGGCTGGAAGGCACCGGCCTGGCCTATGCCTGCCCGGTGCTTATGGATGAACAAATAGATCTCGCTCTGGAGTTAAGAAAAGCAGGTTTAGGTCTTTTAGGAAATATGGTTGGAGACCGTAAAGCGGTTGCCTGTATAGAGGATACAGCTGTTGCACTACCAAATCTCGCCAATTATATTCTTGAATTCACAAAGATTATGGCCGGCTATGGACAGGATGCCGTTTACTATGCCCATGCAGGTGCCGGAGAACTACATCTAAGGCCAATTTTGGATCTGAAGAAAAAAGAGGACGTACTGCTTTTTCGAAAAATTACCGAAGATGTGGCCCAGCTGGTAAAGAAATATAGAGGATCCCTTAGCGGAGAGCATGGTGATGGCCGCCTGCGGGCAGAGTTCATAGAATTCATGATTGGCCCAAAGAATTACAGGCTTTTAAAGGAGGTGAAAAAAACCTTTGATCCGCACAATATTTTCAATCCGGGCAAGATAGTAGATGCAGCACCTATGGATACTTCTCTTAGGTATGCACCCGGAAGAATAGAACCTGCTATCACCACTTTAATGAATTTTGATGATTCTGAAGGGATACTGCGCCTGGCTGAAAAATGCAACGGAAGTGGGGACTGTCGTAAATCTGTTGAAGCCGGCGGTACCATGTGTCCCAGCTACCGGGCAACAAAGGATGAAAAGGATACCACACGGGCCAGGGCCAATGCCTTGAGAGAGTTCCTTACCAACAGTGAGAAGCCCAATAAATTTGATCATGAAGAACTCAAAGAAGTACTTGATCTATGCATTAGTTGCAAAGGATGTAAAAGCGAATGTCCCTCCAATGTAGATATGGCAGCATTGAAGGCTGAGTTCCAGTACCAGTATCAAAAGGCTAACGGTAAGTCCTTGCGTAGCCGCGCCTTTGTTGGTAATGCGGGCATTAACAGCCTTGCCTCAAATGCTCCCGAAGTAGCAAATTTCTTCTTCAGTAATATACTCACATCTACCCTGGCAAAAAAAGCTATGGGAATTGCCAGGGAACGTTCCCTTCCTTTGGTTTCAAAACAAAGTTTATCCAAATACCATAAAAAACACCGCCAACGGCTGGCGGTAAAGGAGCCTGTAAAAACGGTTTACCTTTTCAATGATGAATTTACGAATTACCAAGATACTGCTATAGGGATTGATGCCCTGGAATTATTGTCAACCCTGGGATATCAGGTAAATATATTGCAGAACAAAGAAAGCGGGAGGAGCCATATTTCCAAAGGTTTCCTTGAGGAAGCAAAGGAACTCGCCAACAGGAACATTGAGCTTTTCAAGGATAAGATAACGGCAGAGACTCCTTTGATAGGCATAGAACCATCTGCCATCCTTGGATTTCGGGATGAATATTTACGCCTGGCCAATGACCTAACTGCTGCAGAGGATATATCCAGGAATACCTTTCTCATAGAAGAATTCCTGAAGAAGGAAATGGCCCTTGGAAATATCATCCAGGATTCTTTTACTTCTGAAGAAAGAGAAGTGAAAATACATGTACACTGTCATCAGAAAGCAATGTCAAATTCGGCAGTGACCTTTGATGTTCTTAATTTTCCGAAGAATTACAAGGTTAGACTTATATCTTCCGGCTGCTGTGGAATGGCAGGTTCATTTGGTTATGAAGCCGAACATTATGAGGTAAGCATGAAAATTGGGGAGCAAAGCTTGTTTCCCGCAGTACGAAATACACCGCAAAATACCATTGTGGCTGCCAACGGGACCAGCTGCAGGCACCAAATCCTTGATGGGACAGGGAGGACTGCCAAACATCCCGTTACGGTATTAAGGGAAGCACTGCACTTCGAAAATGCTAAAGAGGACCAATAA
- the aroC gene encoding chorismate synthase: MAGNSFGTLFKLTTFGESHGTAIGGVIDGCPAGIELDLERVQEELDKRRPGQSAIVTQRKEPDMVEFLSGIFEGKSTGTPIGFIIRNSNQKSKDYSHIKDTYRPSHADYTYDEKYGVRDYRGGGRSSARETACRVVGGAIAKQVIPQIAFTTYTASVGKISLEKGPEELDFSLIESNPVRCPDPASAEKMEAYIREIRAEGDTVGGTVQCVIKDVPKGLGEPVFDKLHAQLGKAMLSINAVKGFEFGSGFEGTRMKGSEHNDKFNPDGSTTTNLSGGVQGGISNGMDIYFRVAFKPVATIMQKQNTINSKGEEVEMQGKGRHDPCVVPRAVPIVEAMAALVIADFFLLNKISKI, translated from the coding sequence ATGGCCGGAAATTCCTTTGGGACGCTCTTTAAACTTACAACATTCGGGGAATCACACGGCACTGCCATTGGAGGTGTAATAGATGGCTGTCCTGCAGGGATTGAGCTGGACCTGGAAAGAGTACAGGAGGAGCTGGATAAACGCCGCCCGGGCCAGTCGGCAATCGTTACCCAACGCAAGGAACCCGATATGGTAGAATTCCTTTCTGGAATTTTTGAAGGTAAAAGTACCGGCACCCCAATTGGTTTCATAATCAGGAATTCAAATCAAAAATCAAAGGATTATTCCCATATCAAAGATACCTACAGGCCTTCGCATGCAGATTATACCTATGATGAGAAATACGGGGTGAGGGATTATCGCGGCGGGGGACGATCTTCTGCCCGTGAGACCGCCTGCAGGGTAGTGGGTGGTGCAATTGCAAAGCAGGTGATCCCACAAATAGCCTTTACAACCTATACGGCTTCAGTGGGAAAGATAAGCCTGGAGAAAGGGCCGGAAGAACTGGATTTTAGTCTGATAGAATCTAATCCTGTAAGATGTCCAGATCCTGCTTCCGCAGAAAAAATGGAAGCTTATATCAGGGAAATTCGGGCAGAAGGAGACACAGTAGGAGGAACGGTGCAGTGTGTGATCAAAGATGTTCCTAAAGGCCTGGGAGAGCCGGTATTTGATAAATTACATGCCCAGCTTGGAAAGGCAATGCTCTCAATTAATGCCGTAAAAGGCTTTGAATTTGGAAGCGGTTTCGAGGGAACCAGGATGAAAGGAAGTGAACACAACGACAAATTCAATCCAGATGGCAGTACCACGACCAATCTAAGCGGTGGCGTGCAGGGTGGGATCTCAAATGGAATGGATATTTACTTTCGGGTCGCATTTAAACCGGTTGCAACTATAATGCAAAAACAAAATACTATAAACTCCAAAGGAGAGGAAGTGGAAATGCAGGGTAAAGGCAGGCACGATCCCTGTGTGGTGCCAAGAGCTGTTCCCATTGTGGAAGCCATGGCAGCCCTTGTAATTGCCGATTTCTTCCTGCTTAATAAAATATCAAAAATCTAA
- a CDS encoding thiol-disulfide oxidoreductase DCC family protein: MTERIPKGKKIILFDGVCNLCNNAVNFIIERDKKDIFLFASLQSEIGQQLTAERGIDVEEAMNSFLLIEPGVAYYQRSTAALEVSKDLSGGYSFLSYFSVLPEGFRDSIYNLVAKNRYKWFGKKDNCMIPTPELKAKFLD, encoded by the coding sequence ATGACTGAAAGAATTCCAAAAGGTAAGAAGATCATCCTCTTTGACGGGGTTTGTAACCTATGCAACAACGCGGTAAATTTTATCATAGAGCGGGATAAAAAGGATATCTTCCTGTTTGCCTCTCTTCAAAGTGAGATTGGCCAGCAGCTAACGGCTGAAAGAGGAATAGATGTGGAGGAAGCTATGAATTCATTTTTGCTCATTGAGCCGGGGGTGGCATATTACCAAAGATCTACCGCGGCCCTGGAGGTTTCCAAAGATCTCTCTGGAGGATATTCGTTTTTAAGCTATTTTTCTGTCCTGCCTGAAGGTTTTAGGGACAGCATCTACAACCTGGTTGCGAAAAACAGGTATAAATGGTTCGGGAAAAAGGACAATTGTATGATCCCCACTCCCGAACTTAAAGCTAAATTTCTCGACTAG
- a CDS encoding endonuclease MutS2, whose product MIKIAEKTLIDLEFPTVCEQISQFCITSLGNEKALNITPYSTGKKTMFGLNQTNEYVKSWQQDSAIPNHGFDSIDREIKMLGIEEVVLELASFRKIAAISNTANTQIKFFNKFSELYPALHETTAEVEYTKAITDKTGEIINRFGEIKDEASPLLQQTRRAMNAVKGKINSSFTAALSRYNQYGYLDEIRESVVENVRVLAVSAMHRKKVKGSILGNSKTGSIVYIQPEATMMHTRELNNLEYEEKEEINRILKELTNFIRPYRELLQDYQELLSEIDVISAKAKYAREINGLLPKITKDRELHLKDAYHPILLRSNNRKGEKTFPQSIELKKDNRIIVISGPNAGGKSITLKTVGLLQVMLQSGILLPVHEYSRMCLFTRILTDIGDNQSIENHLSTYSYRLKNMNYFLRKCDDKTLFLIDEFGTGSDPELGGALAETFLEVFYERESFGILTTHYTNLKMLANELPNMTNANMMFDSRTLEPLFRLQLGEAGSSFTFEVAQKNGIPYSLINRSKKKVERGKIRFDKSIANLQKERSKLQKTTDSLKTKELNAAKEKDRLEEINSRVQQKLESYQELYDSNQRLIYLGQKINDLSEKYFSNKKKKELLGEFLKIVEIENSKRKKETSKEKQVKKAKEKKVLQEAEKKVEEIRQRKKEEKKKVEVEKQKEANKPKAILKVGDRVRLENGKAVGSIDTIEKGKATVNYGMFTTSVSLDQLELVQAKKK is encoded by the coding sequence ATGATTAAAATTGCTGAGAAAACCCTTATTGATCTTGAATTTCCTACGGTATGTGAACAAATTAGCCAGTTTTGCATTACCTCCCTGGGAAATGAAAAGGCATTGAATATCACCCCCTATTCCACTGGGAAAAAGACCATGTTTGGTTTAAACCAAACAAATGAATATGTGAAATCATGGCAGCAGGACAGTGCCATCCCCAATCATGGATTTGATAGCATAGACAGGGAGATAAAAATGCTGGGGATAGAAGAAGTGGTTTTAGAACTTGCAAGCTTCAGGAAAATAGCTGCAATATCAAATACAGCAAATACCCAGATAAAATTCTTCAATAAATTCAGTGAATTATACCCTGCGCTTCACGAGACAACAGCAGAGGTAGAATATACCAAAGCTATCACAGATAAAACAGGCGAAATAATTAACCGGTTTGGAGAAATAAAAGATGAAGCCTCTCCTCTGCTACAACAAACCCGCCGGGCAATGAATGCGGTTAAAGGAAAGATCAATTCCAGTTTTACAGCTGCCCTTTCCCGTTATAACCAATACGGTTATCTGGACGAGATAAGGGAAAGTGTGGTAGAGAATGTGCGTGTCCTGGCAGTCTCGGCGATGCACAGGAAAAAAGTAAAGGGAAGCATTCTTGGAAATTCCAAAACGGGCAGCATAGTTTATATACAGCCGGAAGCCACTATGATGCATACCCGGGAGCTGAACAACCTCGAATATGAAGAAAAGGAAGAAATAAACAGGATCCTAAAGGAACTTACCAATTTCATACGACCCTACCGGGAGTTACTCCAGGATTACCAGGAGTTACTTAGTGAGATAGATGTGATCTCTGCCAAGGCAAAATATGCCCGTGAGATCAACGGTTTGCTGCCAAAGATCACTAAGGACAGGGAATTGCACTTAAAGGATGCCTACCACCCTATCCTGCTAAGATCCAATAATCGAAAAGGAGAAAAAACCTTCCCTCAAAGTATCGAGCTAAAAAAAGATAACAGGATCATTGTGATCTCCGGGCCCAATGCCGGCGGAAAGAGCATCACCCTTAAGACGGTTGGCCTGCTGCAGGTAATGCTGCAAAGTGGGATCCTCCTCCCGGTGCATGAATACAGCCGGATGTGCCTGTTTACCCGGATCCTAACCGATATTGGCGATAACCAGTCCATAGAGAATCATCTTAGTACTTATAGCTACAGGCTTAAGAATATGAATTATTTCCTGCGGAAGTGTGATGACAAGACCCTCTTCCTTATAGATGAATTTGGAACAGGTAGTGATCCTGAATTGGGAGGTGCCCTGGCTGAAACTTTTCTGGAGGTTTTTTATGAACGGGAATCTTTCGGTATCCTAACCACTCACTACACCAATTTGAAGATGCTGGCAAACGAGCTGCCTAATATGACCAATGCCAATATGATGTTTGACTCCCGCACGCTGGAGCCGTTATTCCGGCTGCAGCTTGGGGAAGCAGGAAGTTCATTCACCTTTGAGGTAGCCCAAAAGAATGGCATTCCATACAGCCTTATAAACAGGTCCAAAAAGAAGGTGGAACGTGGAAAAATAAGATTTGATAAGAGTATAGCCAATCTCCAAAAGGAGCGCAGTAAACTTCAGAAAACAACAGATTCCCTGAAGACAAAAGAGCTTAACGCCGCAAAAGAAAAGGACAGGCTGGAGGAGATCAATTCCAGGGTACAGCAAAAGCTGGAGAGCTACCAGGAGCTTTATGACAGCAATCAACGTTTGATCTACCTGGGGCAAAAGATAAATGACCTTAGCGAGAAATATTTCAGCAATAAAAAGAAAAAGGAACTCCTTGGAGAATTCCTGAAGATCGTGGAGATAGAGAATTCAAAGCGTAAGAAAGAAACATCCAAAGAGAAACAGGTAAAAAAGGCGAAGGAGAAAAAGGTGCTGCAGGAAGCTGAAAAAAAGGTAGAGGAAATAAGACAGCGTAAGAAGGAAGAGAAAAAGAAGGTAGAGGTTGAAAAACAAAAAGAGGCGAACAAACCAAAAGCCATTCTTAAAGTTGGCGACAGGGTTAGACTGGAAAACGGAAAAGCCGTGGGATCTATAGACACCATTGAAAAAGGTAAGGCCACAGTGAATTATGGAATGTTTACCACCAGTGTTTCCCTGGACCAGTTGGAACTTGTACAGGCAAAGAAAAAATAA
- the ung gene encoding uracil-DNA glycosylase, with protein sequence MKVNIHPSWINELETEFKKPYFKDLIEFVKEEYDQNTCFPDSDNIFEAFNRATFDRVKVVILGQDPYHGPGQAHGLCFSVLPNAKLPPSLKNIYKELETDLGKPIPATGNLEHWANQGVLMLNAILTVRAHEAGSHTKKGWEEFTDKVIEIISAKKENVVFLLWGGPAKKKGAKIDPSKHLILTSGHPSPLSAIRGYWFGNRHFSITNNYLVENGKEPIDW encoded by the coding sequence ATGAAGGTCAACATACACCCCAGCTGGATTAACGAACTTGAAACCGAATTCAAGAAACCATACTTCAAAGACCTTATAGAATTCGTAAAGGAGGAGTATGATCAAAATACCTGTTTCCCGGATAGCGATAATATCTTTGAAGCCTTTAACCGGGCAACTTTTGATAGGGTTAAGGTGGTTATCCTGGGCCAGGATCCCTATCACGGCCCTGGCCAGGCACATGGTTTGTGTTTTTCAGTACTTCCAAATGCAAAGCTTCCTCCTTCCTTAAAGAATATCTATAAAGAATTAGAAACAGACTTAGGGAAACCAATACCTGCAACGGGCAACCTTGAACATTGGGCAAACCAAGGGGTGCTTATGCTCAATGCTATTCTAACGGTTCGGGCTCATGAAGCAGGTTCTCATACAAAAAAGGGCTGGGAAGAATTCACAGACAAGGTTATCGAGATCATTTCAGCAAAAAAAGAAAATGTGGTTTTTTTATTATGGGGAGGCCCTGCAAAAAAGAAAGGAGCCAAAATTGACCCCTCTAAACATCTCATTCTTACCAGCGGGCATCCTTCTCCTTTAAGCGCCATAAGGGGGTATTGGTTTGGCAACAGGCACTTTTCCATCACCAATAATTACCTTGTTGAGAACGGTAAGGAACCTATAGACTGGTAA
- a CDS encoding substrate-binding domain-containing protein: protein MKTIRVGGVPEHFNMPWHLCIEDGDFEYEQLKIEWRDFPDGTGAMNKALRNNEIDVAIILTEGVIKDITAGNPVKVIQKYIASPLIWGIHVAAASPFKEVKELEHTKAAISREGSGSQLMAYVNAKDQKWDLAALDFEIVGDIDGAVKALEQDRAQYFMWERFTTKPLVDKSVFRRVGDCPTPWPCFVVAAREDFIHTHEHDLAKMLDVVNSKSVSFKEVPGVEKLVAQRYDQKEEDIKEWLGITSWSQVQISEEEVQKVQETLKLLGLIEKGMKASDFIYNLEADSL from the coding sequence ATGAAAACAATTAGAGTTGGAGGCGTACCAGAACATTTTAATATGCCGTGGCATTTGTGTATTGAAGATGGGGATTTTGAATACGAGCAGCTAAAAATTGAATGGCGGGATTTTCCAGATGGTACCGGCGCGATGAATAAGGCCCTTAGGAATAATGAAATAGATGTTGCCATCATCTTAACTGAAGGTGTTATAAAAGATATTACAGCCGGAAACCCCGTGAAGGTCATCCAAAAATACATTGCTTCACCACTTATATGGGGAATCCATGTGGCTGCAGCCTCGCCTTTTAAGGAGGTAAAGGAGCTGGAGCATACCAAAGCCGCAATAAGCCGGGAAGGAAGCGGGTCGCAACTTATGGCTTATGTAAATGCAAAAGACCAAAAATGGGATTTGGCAGCCCTGGATTTTGAAATAGTAGGAGACATAGATGGTGCGGTGAAAGCTTTGGAGCAAGATCGTGCACAGTATTTTATGTGGGAACGTTTTACAACTAAACCATTGGTTGATAAAAGTGTTTTTAGACGAGTTGGGGACTGCCCTACGCCCTGGCCCTGTTTTGTAGTAGCGGCAAGGGAAGATTTCATTCATACCCATGAACATGATCTGGCAAAAATGCTGGATGTGGTTAATTCTAAATCGGTAAGCTTTAAGGAGGTCCCGGGAGTGGAGAAATTGGTTGCTCAACGGTATGACCAAAAGGAAGAGGACATTAAAGAATGGCTGGGAATAACGTCCTGGAGCCAGGTGCAAATAAGTGAGGAAGAAGTCCAAAAGGTCCAGGAAACATTAAAGTTATTGGGATTAATTGAGAAAGGGATGAAAGCTTCAGATTTTATTTATAATTTGGAGGCCGATAGTTTGTAA